The following are from one region of the Aspergillus luchuensis IFO 4308 DNA, chromosome 4, nearly complete sequence genome:
- a CDS encoding uncharacterized protein (COG:S;~EggNog:ENOG410PWHH;~InterPro:IPR011990,IPR019734,IPR013026;~go_function: GO:0005515 - protein binding [Evidence IEA]): MTDDYFNLGPYGRTVTTNSSGAQLWFNRGLVWSYSFNHEEASRCFIKASKADESCAMAYWGLAYARGPNYNKAWIRFDPVDLATTITEMKPVLQRARALAAQGASPAERALIEALGARFPKEDDETKPEDLDLHALDRAYADAMRPVYEAYPEDPDIVALFVESLMCISPRALWNLDTGEPCGPHTTEARRVLEKAMASLPGASNNPAYCHLYIHLMEMAPYPEVALPAADRLLRLVPDGSHMLHMPSHIYVACGDYRAVIDSNNQAMAVDDKYFAREPGTLLYIMYRSHNIYVKVYGAVISGNFAEAISGMKRLQEILTPELLSITTPPIANWAEGFLGAIAHVLIRFGRWNDILDLQLPKDKELYASTTAMIYYARGIALAVLNRVEEAKEEREKFEAARKKVPPSRLNSLPVREVDVLEIGSAMLKGEIEYRQGNFEEAFDHLRQATKLEDNLVYADPPPWMQPARHALGALLLEQGHVSEAQHVYEEDLGLSETLPRRKARLNNVWSLHGLYECLIRQGMHDKARYIRAQRDVALASADVPINASCFCRLSAVESTNVCCK, from the coding sequence ATGACGGACGATTACTTCAACCTTGGCCCGTACGGCCGAACCGTAACAACCAACTCCTCCGGCGCCCAGCTATGGTTTAACCGCGGACTGGTTTGGTCCTACTCCTTCAACCATGAAGAAGCCTCCCGCTGCTTCATTAAAGCCAGCAAGGCCGATGAGAGTTGCGCCATGGCGTACTGGGGTCTAGCCTATGCCCGTGGACCAAACTACAACAAGGCCTGGATTCGCTTTGACCCAGTGGACCTGGCCACAACTATTACGGAAATGAAACCCGTACTCCAACGCGCTCGGGCTCTGGCAGCACAAGGGGCGAGTCCGGCCGAAAGGGCCTTGATTGAGGCCCTGGGGGCTCGGTTTcccaaagaagatgatgaaacGAAGCCAGAGGATCTGGATCTTCATGCGTTGGATCGGGCTTATGCAGACGCCATGCGACCCGTCTACGAGGCTTATCCGGAGGACCCTGATATCGTGGCTCTCTTTGTAGAGTCACTCATGTGCATATCCCCGCGGGCTCTGTGGAATCTGGACACCGGCGAGCCCTGCGGTCCCCATACTACTGAGGCTCGTCGGGTTCTTGAGAAGGCTATGGCCTCCCTCCCCGGGGCCAGTAACAATCCTGCCTACTGCCATCTGTATATCCATCTCATGGAAATGGCGCCATATCCGGAGGTCGCGCTACCAGCTGCGGATCGACTTCTTCGACTCGTGCCAGATGGTTCGCATATGCTGCATATGCCTAGCCATATTTACGTCGCTTGTGGTGACTATCGAGCGGTTATTGATTCGAACAACCAGGCCATGGCTGTCGACGACAAATACTTTGCCAGGGAGCCGGGCACCCTCTTGTATATCATGTACCGATCGCACAACATCTACGTGAAGGTCTATGGTGCAGTCATCTCTGGGAACTTTGCAGAGGCCATCTCCGGCATGAAGCGTCTTCAGGAAATCCTCACCCCCGAGCTCTTGTCTATAACCACTCCTCCTATTGCAAATTGGGCAGAAGGATTTCTGGGAGCCATAGCCCATGTCTTGATCCGCTTTGGACGGTGGAATGATATCTTAGATCTACAGCTCCCCAAGGATAAGGAGCTATACGCGTCCACGACGGCGATGATATACTATGCCCGCGGCATTGCTTTGGCGGTATTGAATCGCGTAGAGGAAgccaaagaggaaagggaaaaattTGAGGCTGCTCGCAAAAAGGTTCCCCCGTCTCGCCTGAACAGCCTGCCCGTTCGCGAGGTGGACGTCCTTGAGATCGGATCGGCTATGTTGAAAGGAGAGATCGAGTATCGCCAGGGCAACTTTGAGGAGGCATTCGATCACTTGCGGCAAGCGACAAAGTTGGAGGATAACCTGGTCTACGCTGATCCTCCGCCATGGATGCAGCCTGCACGACATGCCCTCGGGGCTCTGCTTCTCGAACAGGGTCACGTTAGTGAAGCACAGCATGTGTATGAAGAGGATCTGGGGTTGAGTGAAACCCTCCCGCGTCGGAAGGCAAGATTGAACAACGTCTGGAGTTTGCATGGCTTGTATGAGTGTCTGATTCGGCAGGGGATGCATGACAAGGCTCGGTATATTCGTGCTCAACGCGACGTTGCGCTGGCTTCGGCGGATGTTCCTATCAATGCTTCATGTTTCTGTCGTCTTTCGGCGGTTGAGTCGACCAATGTTTGCTGTAAGTAG
- a CDS encoding Zn(II)2Cys6 transcription factor (COG:S;~EggNog:ENOG410PJ07;~InterPro:IPR036864,IPR007219,IPR001138;~PFAM:PF00172,PF04082;~go_function: GO:0000981 - DNA-binding transcription factor activity, RNA polymerase II-specific [Evidence IEA];~go_function: GO:0003677 - DNA binding [Evidence IEA];~go_function: GO:0008270 - zinc ion binding [Evidence IEA];~go_process: GO:0006351 - transcription, DNA-templated [Evidence IEA];~go_process: GO:0006355 - regulation of transcription, DNA-templated [Evidence IEA]), giving the protein MRVNPQRRPVPTRRHRKVLSCTSCRDRKVKCDRSKPCAQCVRANAQDACFYSSTTSSPSQSSPGLTPRSAKRSLIVREEDAQTANAVRQLSAGPSLGTPPSTVTAGSTCNVDGDAAARRSIFRSSPLSAVGSTRGITAPRCFDVQPQHDRGQASSASGDTFSQYLSPLSFRGKQQRTRFFGRSHWATTLGMFPDFNAHLHEYYRNKQTPTNPGFTDYLSLRRLKHDLRGPERRRQSDQPPSSKLIELLPDRPLAEYLMRSYFSTFETTLRILHVPSFISEWKAFCDRKMSHADGLLNSKSDIFIAKLLMLMACASCFATEKTEPLASAGFSPQSLIQTCHTWISAVTTWLAAMTSHTQLNLDVIQIKCLLLLAQQATARDGDLASLASGSLLREAMLTGLHRDPCNFPSISPFWAELRKRLWLTVIELELQASLYSGIPLAVSWDEFDSPLPSDIDDEDITVDSLHRPPSRQSNTLTRTSFQIALAQTLETRIAISKMINRVRLSATYNDEVTTLSERLTTGLAQAPADLRDDPSTSPSPNDSSVNTEFRRSFFLFLHYRSLLALHRPFFLRFTETQLDQEPFIFSRRVCVQTSLALLSQLERFPHHHPNNNQPSAPLPNNNNNQFSPHIHHLKGGLFRDDLFHAAATICFELRLQTKSHGRVVDIPFPGRSSISNYMDQSVYYQRLALFESVENTIRYFEEKVRVEKRATKMFSILMILFMVVRSEMVAAKDGSIDGDGDGDGDGNGETVPLGVDDACPVVSRRCRDVLLEGYRCQDEEREMGRRLGEGESGGVYQVAESSQTQGLESDTAVDACHHTNAPRPVTWDDAAAGDLRHLDFDWCFALDPLSPYPINNWADLDHLMM; this is encoded by the exons ATGAGAGTAAATCCCCAACGAAGGCCTGTCCCTACCCGAAGACACCGGAAGGTCCTGTCATGCACTTCCTGTCGCGATCGCAAAGTCAAGTGCGATCGTTCAAAGCCCTGCGCGCAGTGTGTGCGCGCCAACGCCCAAGATGCTTGCTTCTAttcttctactacttcttctccgtcgcAATCTTCTCCGGGGTTAACACCAAGGTCTGCCAAAAGGTCTCTGATtgtacgagaagaagatgcgcAAACTGCAAATGCGGTAAGGCAACTGTCTGCGGGGCCTTCGCTTGGTACACCCCCGTCAACTGTCACTGCTGGGAGTACGTGCAATGTTGATGGGGATGCTGCTGCGAGAAGGTCTATCTTTCGGTCGTCGCCCTTGAGTGCAGTGGGTTCGACGAGGGGAATTACAGCTCCTCGATGCTTTGACGTACAGCCTCAACATGATAGAGGGCAGGCCTCATCTGCATCAGGGGATACCTTCTCTCAATATCTCTCGCCGTTGTCGTTTCGAGGGAAGCAGCAAAGAACCCGGTTTTTTGGACGGAGTCACTGGGCGACTACCCTTGGGATG TTCCCCGATTTCAACGCCCATTTGCATGAGTACTATCGGAACAAGCAAACTCCCACCAACCCAGGATTCACGGATTACCTATCCCTAAGACGACTAAAACATGATCTGAGAGGACCTGAGAGACGACGACAGAGCGACCAGCCACCCTCGTCAAAACTGATTGAATTATTGCCTGATCGTCCTCTAGCCGAATACCTGATGCGATCGTACTTCTCAACCTTCGAGACAACATTACGCATACTGCACGTCCCATCATTCATCAGCGAATGGAAAGCTTTCTGCGATCGTAAGATGTCCCACGCTGATGGATTGCTCAATAGCAAGTCCGATATTTTTATCGCAAAACTCCTCATGTTAATGGCATGCGCCAGCTGCTTCGCCACCGAGAAGACAGAACCACTGGCATCCGCGGGCTTCAGCCCGCAGTCACTGATACAGACATGTCATACTTGGATCTCAGCAGTCACCACATGGCTAGCAGCCATGACAAGCCACACCCAACTGAATCTGGATGTGATCCAGATCAAATGCCTACTGCTTCTTGCACAGCAAGCAACCGCCCGAGACGGCGATCTAGCCAGCCTGGCGTCCGGATCCCTACTCCGCGAAGCGATGCTAACGGGTCTTCATCGGGATCCATGCAACTTTCCCAGCATTTCCCCGTTTTGGGCCGAACTACGCAAACGCCTCTGGCTAACAGTCATCGAGCTGGAGCTCCAAGCCTCTCTGTACAGCGGGATACCATTGGCAGTATCATGGGACGAATTTGACAGCCCCTTGCCATCTGACATTGACGATGAGGACATTACCGTCGACTCGCTCCATCGACCTCCCTCGAGGCAATCAAATACCCTAACCAGAACATCCTTCCAGATTGCTCTAGCGCAGACACTAGAGACTCGTATAGCTATATCCAAAATGATCAATCGGGTACGCCTGAGCGCGACTTACAACGATGAAGTCACCACCCTCAGCGAACGCCTGACAACAGGACTGGCGCAGGCTCCAGCAGACCTCCGAGACGACCCCAGTACATCACCCTCACCTAACGACAGCAGCGTCAACACAGAGTTCCGCCGctcattcttcctcttcttgcactaccgcagcctcctcgccctccacCGACCCTTCTTCCTGCGCTTCACAGAAACCCAACTCGACCAGGAACCCTTCATATTCTCGCGACGAGTTTGCGTCCAGACCAGCCTAGCTTTGCTTTCTCAGCTAGAGCGCtttccacaccaccaccccaacaacaaccagccatcagcaccactacctaacaacaacaacaaccaattCTCCCCACACATACACCACCTTAAAGGCGGGCTCTTCCGCGACGACCTTTTCCACGCGGCAGCAACAATCTGCTTCGAGCTACGCTTACAAACCAAATCCCATGGCCGAGTAGTCGATATACCTTTCCCTGGGAGGAGTAGTATCTCGAACTACATGGATCAAAGTGTGTATTATCAGCGCCTGGCGCTGTTCGAGAGCGTGGAGAACACGATTAGGTATtttgaggagaaggtgagagtggagaagagggcgaCGAAGATGTTTAGTATATTGATGATTCTTTTTATGGTGGTTAGGAGTGAGATGGTAGCTGCTAAGGATGGAAGTAtagatggggatggggatggggatggggatgggaatggggagaCGGTGCCGTTGGGGGTTGATGATGCATGTCCGGTTGTTTCGAGGAGGTGTAGGGATGTATTATTGGAGGGATATCGATGccaggatgaggagagggaaatgGGACGACgtcttggagagggagagagtggcGGGGTATATCAAGTG GCAGAGTCTTCGCAAACGCAGGGTTTGGAATCGGATACAGCTGTAGATGCGTGTCATCATACGAATGCCCCGCGGCCAGTGACTTGGGATGATGCTGCAGCTGGTGATCTG AGACATCTTGATTTCGACTGGTGTTTCGCGCTTGATCCGCTGTCGCCTTATCCGATAAATAATTGGGCGGATTTGGATCATCTGATGATGTGA
- a CDS encoding carbonic anhydrase (COG:P;~EggNog:ENOG410PNV3;~InterPro:IPR036874,IPR015892,IPR001765;~PFAM:PF00484;~go_function: GO:0004089 - carbonate dehydratase activity [Evidence IEA];~go_function: GO:0008270 - zinc ion binding [Evidence IEA];~go_process: GO:0015976 - carbon utilization [Evidence IEA]) — MASTGTDRFTSALHQNKDWAAQISKEDPSLFPTLANGQQPEILWIGCSDSRCPETTLLGLKPGDVFVHRNIANVLHAGDLSSSAVIEYAVRYLRVNHVVLCGHTSCGGVAAALGNKQLGILDPWLLPLRQLRAKNLDLLNSLPADQANLKLVELNVLEGVKLLKEKSVVLEAIQERGLQVHGLIYDVGSGVLRELDTDESEEAIKARLTSFKVDV; from the exons ATGGCGTCCACTGGCACAG ACCGCTTCACCTCTGCTCTGCATCAGAACAAAGACTGGGCAGCACAGATCTCCAAGGAAGACCCCTCACTGTTCCCAACGCTCGCGAACGGCCAGCAGCCCGAGATCCTCTGGATCGGCTGCTCCGATTCCCGATGCCCCGAAACCACTCTTCTTGGTCTTAAGCCGGGCGATGTCTTTGTCCACCGGAACATCGCCAACGTCCTGCACGCCGGCGACCTCAGCTCCTCTGCCGTGATCGAGTACGCGGTCCGTTACCTGCGCGTCAACCATGTAGTCCTCTGTGGTCACACCAGCTGCGGTGGTGTCGCCGCGGCCCTGGGTAACAAACAGTTGGGAATCCTGGACCCCTGGTTGCTGCCCCTGCGCCAGCTCCGGGCGAAGAACCTGGATCTGCTGAACTCGCTGCCGGCTGACCAGGCGAACCTTAAGCTGGTCGAGCTGAATGTCTTGGAGGGCGTCAAGCTGTTGAAGGAAAAGAGCGTGGTGTTGGAGGCGATCCAGGAACGTGGACTGCAGGTCCATGGGCTGATTTATGATGTCGGAAGCGGTGTTCTTCGGGAGTTGGACACGGACGAGTCAGAGGAGGCGATCAAGGCGCGGCTCACATCGTTCAAAGTGGATGTttag